From a single Anaerolineae bacterium genomic region:
- a CDS encoding Gfo/Idh/MocA family oxidoreductase, which produces MSEGKGPIRLGIIGAGLFARQAHVPAIKALGDAFEIVAVCSRTAESAGKLAALLDGPVEVYQDSAALLARGDIEAVDIVLPIGVQPAVVSQALAAGKHVISEKPMAPDVSAGRRLLADYAAQVAARPGLVWMVAENYRYEAPFVRAAEIIASGTIGRVLLADWAIHVAMTPDNPYYHTSWRRDESFPGGFLLDGGVHHMAGLRLILGEVASVTATTTRQRPDLPPADTLSAALLFEGGALASYSITYAGGAPWYGALQIVGERGALRIVRNEALELTVDGQTQTLAVKPFGGVDGELAAFAAAIRSGTAHRNSPLEGLRDVAVLEALLRAAATGMRVSPEYVG; this is translated from the coding sequence ATGAGCGAGGGCAAAGGCCCGATCCGGCTGGGCATTATCGGCGCAGGGCTGTTCGCGCGGCAGGCCCATGTTCCCGCCATTAAGGCGCTGGGGGATGCTTTTGAGATCGTGGCGGTATGCAGCCGCACGGCGGAATCCGCCGGCAAGCTGGCGGCGCTGCTGGATGGGCCGGTTGAGGTGTACCAGGATTCGGCGGCATTGCTGGCGCGGGGAGACATCGAGGCGGTGGATATCGTCCTGCCGATCGGGGTGCAACCGGCGGTGGTCAGCCAGGCGCTGGCCGCCGGCAAGCACGTGATCAGCGAAAAGCCGATGGCCCCGGATGTTTCCGCCGGGCGGCGGCTGCTGGCCGACTATGCCGCGCAGGTGGCGGCCCGGCCCGGCCTGGTGTGGATGGTGGCGGAGAACTACCGCTACGAAGCGCCGTTTGTCCGGGCGGCGGAGATCATCGCCAGCGGGACGATCGGGCGCGTGCTGCTGGCCGACTGGGCGATCCACGTGGCCATGACGCCGGATAATCCGTATTACCATACCTCCTGGCGGCGCGACGAATCATTCCCCGGCGGCTTTCTGCTGGATGGCGGGGTGCATCACATGGCCGGGCTGCGCCTGATCCTGGGCGAGGTGGCTTCCGTGACCGCGACCACGACCCGCCAGCGGCCTGACCTGCCGCCGGCCGATACGCTCAGCGCCGCCCTGCTGTTTGAGGGCGGGGCGCTGGCGTCTTACAGTATCACCTACGCCGGGGGAGCGCCCTGGTACGGGGCGCTGCAGATCGTCGGCGAGCGGGGGGCGCTGCGGATTGTCCGTAACGAGGCGCTGGAACTGACGGTAGACGGCCAGACGCAGACGCTTGCGGTGAAGCCATTTGGCGGGGTGGATGGTGAACTGGCGGCATTTGCCGCGGCCATCCGTTCCGGCACGGCGCATCGCAACTCGCCGCTGGAGGGGCTGCGTGATGTGGCCGTGCTGGAGGCGCTGCTCCGCGCGGCAGCGACGGGGATGCGGGTCTCGCCGGAGTATGTCGGCTGA